GGTACAAAATAAAACTTCGGAGCTGACATAAACAAAATCACTGAAGACATGGaccatttttttcttgtaattgtaTTGTACGCTAATCTGTCTGTATCACCTAATCTAACCAGAAAATAATAGGCCCCATCTTGTTATTGGTGTTCCCATGTGAAGGTGCATGCTTCTTTGACTACATTTAGTTGATAAGTTGTTGTTCTGTTCCGCTGTTCTGTGTAATCAATTTCCAACTCAGTATTGTCACCATGTAGAATTCATAATGCAATGCTCCCATGTCCActatattttcatattcatcGACATTTTTTGAGTAATATCATCATTTATAACCTAATCGATAATAAGGGAGGATTGTTAGAAACTCCCATCTCAGGGGGGCTTTTGCACTGGTCCTTCGTCTGCGTCCTTGCCTTGCCTGTCATGGGGTTCCTCGGGCAATTTTCTGACTTATCCTCATTCACTTCACAAACCGATATTATGTTTGGAAATGAACTAgtttgagaaaatatattttttcaagataCTTCAATTTTGATAATCTCCATAATAATAAGTACGAAATCTGTGAAGTGGTTAATGGTCACCTATCTTAGAAGTTGGGTTCTGTGTTTCTGACAGACTAGAATCAGATTGGAATCAAGTCCATCAAAGAAGACAATCTGATTGCATTGTTTTTGCTAAACATGGATTTCTGACCATTTTAATTGTTCTAGGAAGAAACTGCGCCAAAGTAACTATGCAAACACCGTATGTTTGGATAGATAGGAAGGGTGAGGAGAAAAGATGCAATATTAAACACAGTTAACCATATGAAATAACTTATGGATtctgaatttatttatttatatttttaaaaactgcaatcctttaaaatataaataaaattgatatcatAAAAAGAATAAGTAAAATGAGAGTCTTGATTTGCAAATAATAGTTGTAATCATAAAGTGCCCTGACGTCTGATACTTGCCGATCGCAGTAACAAGTATGTGATTACATACGAACTGCTATTTGCAGCTAGAGAGCATCGCCATTTACTACCAATTACTTGAGTCTCAAGTTTCAACACCCCAATATTGAAGGAACAATTGTAGGGTCTATCACGTCCGTACCCTCTCAATTTAGCATATCCCGCACGAAACAGTTTTGCTTGTGGCCTAAGCAAGCGTCTTCCCGCTTCCTAGTGTGAGCTCCAAATCATCCAATCCACCTTCATGAATCCTCTCCCCAACCCAGGGCTTCACCTGCACTCCAAATTGGACTTCTGAGTTTCTCATCTCTTGGATACGGTTATCAGGGTGGTTAAGGTTGTGCTTGTGCTGCTGACTCGCAACAGGTTTGATAAAGTTCAAGGTGGGAGAGACAGGCACTGCAGAAACAGAAGGTCCAAATGCTTGGAAGTTCAACCACTGGCCAGACTCAACAGTGGAGGTATCAGACTCGTCACATTCGGGAATAGTGGGCGGGGCATGAAGGTGGCGGTGTGTGGGGCTAGCCGGGGCAGAAGCCGCAAAGAAAGGGTGGTtttgatggtggtggtgatggtggttgAAGGATGATGCCATGGAGGCTTTGACAATGGAGTCCCATGTTGGGATTGGTTTGGGGTTTCTTGAAGTTGGCGAGGACAAAGGCGGGGTCACAGGGGCGCTATTTGATATCCTCAGAGGAGGGAGAGAAGCAGAGAACGAATGTCGAATATAGGGAATCAAAGTTGACGCATTGTTGTCATCCATACGAGAGGGGCTCGGgaaagaggaggaggaggggCTCACTTGGTAGGAAGGAATTGGACTCGGAAATGACGACGAGAGGGGACTCGGATTTTGGgatgaaaaaggggtgtttcTAGTTGAGGTGCCAACACCATCTGGAAGTGGTGCCCTGCATCCCTATTTCACAAATATGATCATACCCGCGAACCAAATCAGTACATACAAAATTtgtactaaatatatatatataaacaagaaGAGCAAACATATATAAATCTGCACTATACATCCCAATTTTGCTCAATTACACCACCACATTTGGTGTGCCTTTAAGATTTGCACCATTCACTCTTAGTAAAAATAGATTATGAAATTAAGcagtttattttaattgtttttatctcAAAATTAGCAATTTTTGTATCAATTTTTATTCTATGcaaaatttaaccaaaaaaaaaagtttcaactCAATCAAATTTCAAGTCAACATCAATTCTTCTATTtgtaaaacaaaacacacaaattGCTCAAAATCACCTTTATTCCAATTTGAGAGTGATTATTCTAGTTCTAGTATGTTAAGCATTTAATTGTGATTATTGTAAACAATTAAGCATGAATCCAAGCAGACACATATTGGTTGAGGAAATATTTCCTTACTGGTTCATATATTACCTAATCGGACCAAAGTACAACACATTCTTCTCTCTCATTTACCATTaaacagataaataaataaaaactgacaGTGAGGCTTCATTAGAATCAAACagtaaaaatcaaaataagctAGATCTCCTTAAAATTAAGCAtgttgagaagaagaaaagaaagaataccTTGCGATATGTTGTACCATCTTCTTCAACAGTCCAGCCAGCTTCGGCACAGAGAGCCTTCAAAACCTCGTTGTTGTCGCAATGTTTGGGCAAATTGTAGTTCCCCTGAGCACGGAGGCCAGTGTATATCTTGGCTGCTATGGCTCTTCTCCGCCTCTCTCTCCTCCTGTTGTTCTCTCTTTCCCTCCAGGATGGTTTCCGCCGATTGGCCACCGCCGCCGACGTTGCTCCGTCGGAAGTCATTGCTAGTTCCGCCAGTGTGTGGCACCCGATCTAAAGAAAGACAGAGAAACTCACGAGGAATGCGGTGCTTCCACTTCTTGTTATTGTTGAAGAATAGAAGCTGTTCTCTCCTCTTAGAAGCTAGTTGTGGGGATATTATAAGATGCGGAAACCCTCACCGAATATCTTGAAGGCCACGCGTATCAGCACCGTTAAAGGATGAGGGCGTGATTGACAAGGTAGACGCGATAAAAGGCATGGTGGTGCGAAGGGCTTGCATAACATGTGCACTGCCTTTTGATCACCTAATTATTAGTGAGTGTGGGGCCCACATATGGCCTTAGCTCACCTCTACTGAAACTAAGGCGTTTCAAAGTGGTTATGGATGATGGCATGGCACAATGCATGATGTGATGCACCTTCCGAATTTCGATGCTGTTGCCAAACGCTTTTGCCTttgccttttcttttccttctctcccacctttttcttttttcagtttctCTTCTCAACTTTAACGTAACGGGTCAAACATTCAACACACAAAGAAACGTTATATCACCATGTGGAGACCCGACCCGGATTCGGCGTGAAGAAGTTTGGCACAGGCATGAATATAACTATGTCCCCAAACCCACTAAAGCATtgtctatttttgtttttttctttcttgtttttcttcttagtattaaatattctttttgcatttttttatgtGGTTGAATTCAATGCAATGCAACCATTATTTTGTAatcacattaaattttaataagttcTAATTATTAGTGGTCAGTTTTGTTTATATGAAattatctgattttttttacttcaattaTTGATGACTCCTACTGTCCTAATACTGGAGATGAAAACTCTTGCACAATACTGAAATGCTAAAATACAAGTGGTGGATGGCAGGGCAAGTTGATCTTTGTCGCATTATCACTGCCAgagaaattattactaccagagaaagtgagattttttttttttttttaaataagataactgtgagagaaaaatgaagaaggtgaaaaaaaatagagaagtaATTGATTTAGGAACTTTGTTAAAATAGgtattattttaactaaatagGATTTACATAGTTATTGTAAAAgtcaatatctttaattatttaagagtGCATTATTAAATGGAATGTAAAACGGTTCATATTCCTAATGtgtttcaattaaattataatatttttattagtataacAGATATCATATATTGTGGTTATTTTGGGTTTACTTGAcagttataaaaatgtaatattatatacatatataaagaaAGATTAATTGTATAGatattataagtaatatttttaatttgataatagattaaattaaaaatataaaattttaaaggtAATCAATCAAAGTTACACAAAAAATTGTGATCTTTTATAAAGACAGAAagtaatttctattatttttttcttttcatctctatcagaagagaaactaaaaaaaaaaatctaagataCTCTACGTTTTGAATATCACATACTGATTGTTAATCTTATCACCTTGATCATGTCTAATGATAAATCCAAGTACATTTTcgtattttattttgaacaaaaaatgGGAAATGGTTAATGTATGGTTGTATTGGAATTTTGGTTTTATATGAGAAACATGTTTTGACCATTGGTACcatggaaaacaaaaaaattatatgtttatacAATAGATTAGACGATTTGAATATTACTGGACATCATTCTTACTCAAATTTTGCAGGATATTAAAATAGTTTGAGATCTACTTTATGATACATTTTCATGTTACTTGATGGAGTTGTTTCTATATTGTATTCTAACAATGCTTGGAACTCGACCAATTTGAAACACATTCATGTCCAATTTCTAGTTGTAAAGAAAAGAGTACAAAGTGAATAGATTTTCATATAACACTTAAGAACAAACTTCTTGATGGCAAATCTTCTTACCAAGGGACTTCCACCTAGGTTTTTcatgaacattttttttctcatatagGTGTTTTACTGTTCAAATAATCCTTGGTTTGGTAGGAGTTAGTCTATGTTTTATGTTCTGTGTTTGCTTTTATGCATGTATACATTGACTTTTGGTTATATACACATATGTTTTATCATTCAGATATTGTACTTTTTGTATTAAAGTTACTCTAACCAAAGGTATTTCATCACCATGTAACTTACATGAGTGTTTTATAGTTGTAAGAATCTTTGATTTGGTAGGAGTTAGTCACTTTTATAGGAGTTAGTCACTTTTATGTGTTTTATGTTCTATGTTTGATTTTGTGTATGTATACATTAACTTTTTGACGTATTTGGttatatacatgtattttttattattcaaatattacacTTTCTATATTAAGATTATTAAATTGATCTCATCAAAATAAAGTAAGACTATTTAAAAACAAACGTGTATAAATCACTTTTATGTAATGTACCCTACGCAGCCGGCCGGACCTCCAGTCTGATCTCAACGGCCAGAATAACCTGAACCTTGAAGAATTCCACCATTAACGCACGACCGGTATACATAACCGGGCGCAAGTCAGCTTAAGAGCCTAGCCAACTAAGTAGCTAGGCCGGGCATCGCCCGGCCGTAGTCAGTCTTGCCCTGTCTTCGCGAAACGTGAATAACCTAAAACGACGAACCACATTCTGCTATCATGTCCGCATGACTGTCAATAGTCAGGACCAGGTGCAAACCGGTCCGAAGGAAACTGAAGGGTTTACATGGTCGTCAAACCTTCTCTTGTTATACCACAAAGACGACCGTCATATGTCCGGCCGGTGAAGTTCAACGAAAGTCTTACAAGCAGCGTaaaattaaggtaaaaccagatTAACCTCAACAAGCTTGcaattgggccttgattaagatTCCACTAATCACTCGCCCatggaaaaaactataaataaaagtcaaaggtAAGAAGTAGGAGGATacatttaatgcacatttatttcactctctctctatctctaacCTCTAAAAACTGaacattgacttgagcgtcggagtgctcttagcaggtacccgaccgGACGTCACTGAAGGACAGCGGAAGCGACGAGCATTCGCCACAGGCGGACGGTGGTTGGAGGGCTCGGATCGTCTTTGCTACCATTctaagaaaattgttaaaaaaacttgcaattaatcaataattcttatggaaaaagtctctttaacaactcattttttacaattttttgacaacgcatacgtgaccgtttcaaatatttttttagaataaatttaaacaaaccaatagaattgtgacacgtgtcctgttgtaaaaaaattgttaaaaaagaattgttaaaatatcattgtccaattCTTATAGATGGTTGTTTCATTTGTCAATAGTGTCCTCTAGTAGTTAATATGTCTGAGTTAGAGAACCTCAATTCAATAGATCTTTCACTCTAATTTGTTGATGTCACTTCGAAAATACGTGGATTTTAATTAACAGTCAtatgtttgttaaaaaaataagaaacattaataacatctaaaaaataaaataaaattcaaaaaattatcaaaatcaatacATTCATAGATATAGTACACGGAATAGTTATATGTATTCCTCTATCACGGCAAATTAGAAATAAtacttaacttttataattaatcaaatgaaaactaaattatagacaatggaatataaaataaatttgagtaACATGATACATTATTATCAAACTAGGTTTCCAAATTCAACGAACCAATTATTATACGCAATTATATTTTAcacaaatcttattttaatgtaacataatttaatttaataatatttatcaattataaaaGACATCGTTAAAAAtggaatttaaaaataaagaaatcaattaaaagatagaagagataaagaatttttaaattagttgttgaaaaagaaaaactcaatagcATTATcgtatatgaaaataataattcttgtttatataatataaaaaaaatattaaaatattttagtcaGACTATGTTTGGATTCATAATACAAGGTAAAATGAGAAGCGAGAGAAGTGCAAAGAAACactatttaatttagttcatagATGTCGGAATTATTTCAATGGACAAAAATGAATAATGATTcattcaattgttttttttttttaattctaatttcatttttccttcaatttGGCACAATTCGATGAATCGCAAGATTATATGACATGTTAACTTTATCAGTATACTTTTTTTCCccaagaataatatatttaaaatatgaaaaaaaaaaggtataaggaaattaaaatgttatagtTCATCTAaatccatattttattttcaaataacataatgatatttttattttattgcaaatcacacatttatattttgatcCGTATTTGAGAATTTGTACAATGGTGGCAACCAACTAAAGACACCCTGTGTAACCAACAAAATTCTAAGATGGATGGTGATGAACAGCTAAAGTGAACATGTTTGGAAAGATAAATATTCTAAggatgtttttttataatagagaaaagagagaaacgtgaaatacaatatattttatcagaGCAAGTCAAGAGAAATATagtatgaataaataatataattattcttgGGTATATAATGAtacagaaaaaacaaatttaacaattttttttaactggttcgttttaaatatttttttaaaaatgaattaaaataaattaataaaataattacataaaaagttgttaaaatacgATGATTCAAATGATACTTTCCAGTTTCTTAGTAGCATATAAAATTCAGATTGTATTTTACAGTTGAAATTCACATCCACTCTCTCAGCAGAAAACAGTGTTTATGCTGTcacaaacattatttttattccttCCAACTGCACCTTTTCATGgtaagtttgatttttcttcataaaaaatatGCAATGTCTAGGTTAGCATGAAAAGAAGATCTCAGACATCACAGTTCGGAACTCATGCTTCCCCATGCAACATGATATGCTGCAATTAACATGGAAATTTACCTTTTCACGTGCTTCAATCCTCGTAAAACAAGTCCCGACCAAAATAGTTTGGCACTGAAGcaaatacaaaactttatatcATATAAAATGTTAAGGAAAAATAACATTGACCCGATACGAAAAATCACTAATGACAAAAAACTTGTAACAtaacagagaaaaaaagaacCGCCGTTGCCAGGGATCGAACCCGGGTCGTCCGCGTGACAGGCGGAAATACTCACCACTATACTACAACAACCTTGTTGATGAATAACCTCAATGAAATTTATATCTACGTAATTACCCAATTTTTTTGGCAACATGTCATCAAATCATGTTGGAAATTTATATACGTACTTGgtgttactttttaattaattttaaaatttgataatatgcaatttgtttaataaaatataaattattgaagtgaaactataaattaaaaaaaaaaagtaaaaatagtggCTGTAAAATATGATACTGTAAGTAAGTTTAGTAGATTTGAGgggatttgatgataaattttttttttatttgaatagatttgaaagtaactgaaagtgaatttaaaagtaaatttttttaatctgtcatataaattaaattttatactaattatcacaaattttactttcaaatctaccCTCACTTAtctctaaatctattcaaataaacaacaacaaaaattaatttttaaatcttctcAAATCTGCTCAGAAATTCACTTAAGTAAACAGGACCTAAACGTGAAGTATTAAATTCCAAAGACCGGCAAACATAAGATATTTTTACATCTGTTTTATTGAATGATATCTAACATTAAAGAGATTGTATTGCCTATGATTCTTCGAACTGATTAGGAGTGATGAGATTTGATTTCTACTAATGTAGCTGAACGAAAATTGTAAGATGTGACAGTACAGTGAAGATGAGATGAATCCATTAATTATAGTGCTTAAAGTAATTTTGGACTAAAAAGAGTATTAATAGCAGCTGTTTACCCGTTTTTGGCTCTTGCTAAGATACATATATATTGGATTGCAAGtacaatgttttttcttttttctttctaccgtcttcatcttcctttccaaatattttcctctaattttcttgtgtttttatatttttaacgatTAAATTGCTTCCATAGATAGACTGTGAAAGATAAAACAGCATAagctaaataaaattttgttcagtaaattttcattttcttttaaataaaaatattattgaaaaaaagtttGCACCAAATAATCAAGTTATCTCTTCCTCtacatttatacaaataaatgaGTAAATTAGATACTCAATGTTGTATGTAATCAAcataatcatatttttgtttgtttacctTCATAAATTCGCCATAATGAATGTACTAAATTATTTGTTATGTAGTACGTAAATGGTATTTCTcgttttaacttattaaaacaTCTTTAATTCTTTGTATAGTATAAAATGCttgtactattttttatttgataattattttcatagttTCTTAGGACATATATTTCATTACTTAttactcttttatataattatttgatctttata
This DNA window, taken from Vigna radiata var. radiata cultivar VC1973A chromosome 5, Vradiata_ver6, whole genome shotgun sequence, encodes the following:
- the LOC106762857 gene encoding protein BRASSINAZOLE-RESISTANT 1, which gives rise to MTSDGATSAAVANRRKPSWRERENNRRRERRRRAIAAKIYTGLRAQGNYNLPKHCDNNEVLKALCAEAGWTVEEDGTTYRKGCRAPLPDGVGTSTRNTPFSSQNPSPLSSSFPSPIPSYQVSPSSSSFPSPSRMDDNNASTLIPYIRHSFSASLPPLRISNSAPVTPPLSSPTSRNPKPIPTWDSIVKASMASSFNHHHHHHQNHPFFAASAPASPTHRHLHAPPTIPECDESDTSTVESGQWLNFQAFGPSVSAVPVSPTLNFIKPVASQQHKHNLNHPDNRIQEMRNSEVQFGVQVKPWVGERIHEGGLDDLELTLGSGKTLA